The Montipora capricornis isolate CH-2021 chromosome 6, ASM3666992v2, whole genome shotgun sequence genome has a window encoding:
- the LOC138053011 gene encoding EGF-containing fibulin-like extracellular matrix protein 1, with the protein MDGDYTCHCEYGFHFNKEKQACEDIDECVTRDFACADQANCVNNEGDFECVCPEGYEGNGKDYCSANTSASIKKEINWTVFVTMATTSLIIILLKSNEF; encoded by the exons ATGGATGGCGATTATACATGCCATTGTGAATACGGATTTCATTTTAACAAGGAAAAGCAAGCCTGTGAAG ATATTGATGAATGCGTCACCAGAGATTTTGCCTGTGCTGACCAAGCGAACTGCGTTAATAACGAAGGAGACTTTGAGTGTGTCTGCCCTGAAGGATATGAAGGAAATGGAAAAGACTATTGCAGTG CCAATACTTCAGCCTCAATTAAGAAGGAAATAAACTGGACGGTCTTTGTTACAATGGCAACCACATCATTGATCATAATCCTACTCAAGAGTAACGAGTTTTAA
- the LOC138053249 gene encoding uncharacterized protein, whose product MSITKDEVSDLITSNNQQMMDSFKALLQDTVGQIKRANEDAADLQMREIKKLKHSEPHKFKRKANEDQYKFNLKLGETLVNAKSAAQNSQLEKVKSELDEGEKLLLERQKHILLADKSESGWFTVEEYKKHDLAEDSDDERRIFSAERRARASLSTLRKKRSSSFAASRRSSLVRPSAPATSSASFQQQPQVIQSLVPSSFTVRRPNMGSCFACGKPGHWRSTCPAMAKQQPSPASK is encoded by the coding sequence ATGTCGATCACCAAGGACGAAGTTTCGGATCTGATTACATCTAACAACCAGCAGATGATGGATTCCTTTAAGGCCCTGTTACAAGACACCGTGGGTCAAATTAAACGTGCCAACGAGGACGCCGCCGACCTCCAAATGAGGGAGATTAAAAAGCTGAAACACTCTGAGCCCCACAAATTTAAACGGAAAGCCAACGAAGATCAATACAAGTTTAATCTGAAATTAGGAGAGACACTCGTCAACGCCAAGTCCGCTGCGCAGAATTCGCAGCTTGAAAAAGTCAAATCTGAATTAGATGAAGGTGAGAAGTTACTGCTCGAACGCCAAAAACACATCCTTCTCGCTGATAAATCGGAGTCAGGTTGGTTTACCGTAGAAGAATACAAGAAGCATGATCTGGCGGAAGATTCTGACGATGAGAGGCGAATTTTCAGTGCCGAGCGCCGCGCCCGAGCGAGTTTGTCCACTCTGAGAAAGAAGAGAAGCAGCTCTTTTGCCGCGAGTAGAAGATCTTCGCTTGTACGCCCGTCGGCTCCCGCTACTTCATCGGCCAGCTTTCAACAACAACCCCAAGTCATTCAGTCTCTTGTGCCCTCTTCGTTTACTGTTCGGCGTCCCAATATGGGCAGTTGTTTCGCTTGCGGTAAACCTGGGCATTGGCGTTCTACCTGTCCGGCGATGGCTAAACAACAGCCTTCTCCAGCTTCAAAGTGA